Below is a genomic region from Kribbella qitaiheensis.
AAGGCCAGGGTGCTGGAGCGCGCGATAATGGTCTTGTCCAGATCGAAAAACGCCGCCGATCGGGATGTCCCCAGGTGCTCCATGGGGTCGAGGATAGGTGCTGCGGCGAAACGCCAGGGGGCCCGGCCTTTCGTGTGGCCTACTCTCCCGTTAGACTATTGAGCAGTGTGACAGTGACACTGGTTCGGCCGACCTCCTGAGGGGTCTCCGGACGCCCGGAATTCACGTTCTCGGTTTTATCGAACTGAGATGTGTGGGATCCGGTTTCGGGGGGTACATACTTCTCGACAGTGGCAGACTGTCGCCTCCTGATCGGCCCCCGGCTCCTCCCCCCGAGCCCGTGGCCGAAGACGGCCCCCGGTCACCCCCCCGCCGGGGGCCGTCGCCTTTCCTCTTCCAGGTCGAGCGTCTCGAAAGCTCCCGGTAGAGCGCTTCCAAGGTTAGAAGATTGTTCAGTTTTACTTTTCCTGAGCGTGAGAGCGCTTCCACTTTATGTAGGGTCTTGACAATGTAGTTGACTGGTCACACTTTGTGAGTCATGAAACCGCGAACCCGCCCCCGCACTACCGTCGCGATCTTCTCCACCCTCCTGTCCGCTGTCCTCGCCGTCTCCGGCGTACTGCTGGTGTCCGGCACCAGCTCCGCCGCGACCAACCTCGTCACGAACGGGACCTTCGAAACCGGCACCCTGGCCGGCTGGTCCTGCTCGGCCGGTACGGGCGCCGCCGTCAGTGGTTCGGCGCACAGCGGGACCTGGGCGATCCAGGGCACCCCGACGTCCGGCGACATCGCCCGCTGCAGCCAGACCGTCTCGGTCAAGCCCAGCACGAGCTACACGCTGTCCGCCTGGGTCAAGGGCTCGAACGTGTACCTGGGAGCCGACGGTGGCACCAGCACGTGGAGCACCAACTCCGCCTGGAACCAACTGACGACCACCTTCACCACGAGCTCCTCGGCGAGCACGGTGACGGTCTATGTCCACGGCTGGTACGGCGTACCGGCGTACCAGGCGGACGACATCGTCCTCGACGGTCCCGGTGGTACCAGCCCGCCGCCGGACACCACGCCGCCGACCACGCCCGGTGGTCTGACCGTGGGCAGCCCGACCTCCAGCTCACTGGCTCTCGCCTGGTCGGGCCGCGTCGGATGCGAGCGGCGTAGACCACTACGACGTGGTCCGCGGCTCCGATGCCCCGCAGAGCGTAGGGAACGTCACCAGCTGGACCGCTACCGGTCTCAGCCCGAGCACCAGCTACAGCTATAAGGTGCGTGCCTGCGACGCGGCCGCAAACTGCTCGGCGTACGGCGCGAGCGTGTCCGGTACGACGTCGAGTGGCCCGACCGACCCGCCGCCCGGTGGCGGCACCCTGCCGAAGCACGTGCTGACCGGCTACTGGCAGAACTTCGACAACGGGGCCACGGTCCAGCGGATCCGCGACGTGCAGGCCAACTACGACTTGATCGCGGTGGCCTTCGCCGACACGGACCCGAGCAAGCCGGGCGGCATCACCTTCACGCTCGACCCGACCTTGTCGAGCCGGCTGGGTGGCTACACGGCGGCCGACTTCAAGGCCGACGTCGCCGCCAAGCACCAGGCCGGCAAGCGGGTCATCCTGTCCGTCGGTGGCCAGAACGGCACGGTCTCCGTCACCAACTCGACGGCAGCCGCCAACTTCGCCAGTAGCGCGCTGTCGATCCTGCGCGAGTACGGGTTCGACGGGGTCGACATCGACCTGGAGAACGGCGTCAACTCGCAGTACCTGGGTCAGGCGCTGCGGAGCCTGCGGACCAGCTTCGGCACCGGTCTGGTGATCACGATGGCGCCGCAGACTATCGACATGCAGGCCACCTCGTTCGAGTACTTCAAGCTGGCGCTGAACATCAAGGACATCCTGACCATCATCAATGTCCAGTACTACAACTCCGGCTCGATGAACGGCTGCAACGGGCAGGTCTACTCCCAGGGCACGGTCGACTTCATCACGGCGCAGGCCTGCATCATGCTGCAGAACGGGATCCGGCCGGACCAGGTCGGCCTCGGCCTTCCTGCCTCGTCCAGGGGTGCGGGTAGCGGCTACGTGTCGCCGACGATCGTCAACAACGCGCTCGACTGCCTCGCCAAGGGCACCAACTGCGGCAGCTTCAAGCCGAGCACCACCTGGCCCACGCTGCGTGGCGCGATGACCTGGTCGACCAACTGGGACGCCCTGAACGGCAATGGGTTCTCCAGCACAGTCGGCCCCCACGTGCACGCCCTTCCCTGACGGCATGCACAACTACCACCCCGTGCAGGTACTGGAAGCGCTCGGAGTCTGTTCCGAGGACGAGCAGCTCTACCGAACGCTTCTGGCCCGGCCGGAAGCCACTACTACCGACCTTGTCGCTGACACAGGCTGGGCCACCGCACGGGTGGCCCGGCACCTGAGGTCGCTGCTGTCACTAGGCCTGGCGTCCCGTACCGCGGGGCGCCCGGCCCGGTACACCCCGGCCGTACCGGAAGCCGCGGTCGAGCTACTCGCTCTCCGCAAGCAGGCCGCGATCGTCCAGGCCAGGCTCAGCGCTTCCGTGCTCACCCAGGAGTTTCGGGCTGCCCACGAGTCCGGACCTTTCACCGTGATCCGTGGGAGCAGGCCATCGCCCAGCGGTTCTACCAAGCCCAGCAGAGCGCCCAGACCGAGGTCCTGGTGCTGGACAAGCCGCCGTACGTCGTACTCCCGGTGGAGCCGCGCCGGGCGTACGGCGTGAGCTACCGGACGATCTACGACATGGCCGCGCTCGGCAATCCCGCCGAGCTGGCTGCTGCCCGGAGCGCTGGGGCCAGCTGCAGGATGCTCAGCGATGTACCTCTGAAGCTGGTCGTCTCCGATCGGCGGACGGGGTTGCTGCAGACCGGGCAGGAGGTCATCGAGCTGGGGCCGTCCAGCCTGCTGGATGCGCTGGTGCGGTTGTTCGAGCTGCTCTGGCAACAGGCGACCTCACTGACACCGGAGTCGTCTGGTGATGGTCCGCTCAGTGCGGAGGATCACCAACTGCTCGCGCTGGCTGCGGCGGGGCTGACCGATCAGGCGATAGCCCGCCGGCTCGGTGTCGCCCAGCGAACGGTCGAGCGACGGATGCAGCGCATCCTCAAGTCGCTCGACGCGACCACGCGATTCCAGGCAGGACTGAGAGCAGGGCAGCGTGGGCTATTGATCTAACTTCGGGATCCGACGCAGGAGGAGCGTCAGCAAGAAGGTGATGAGAAGCAGCCCGGTGGCCTCCAGCACGACACCGGGCCAGGCGGCGCGCGTCCACGCAGTACCGGCCAGGCCGCCGAAGACAGCGGATCCGAGGTAGTAGGCGAAGAGGTAGAGGCTCGCGGCCTGCGCTGTGCCACCGCCCCCTGCGTGGGCGCGTGCGGCTACCCAGCCGTTGACCACACCGTGCACCGCGAAGAAGCCTGCGGTCATCACCCCGAGTCCTGCGATCACGATGGGCAACGGCGAGGCCAGCGTAATTGCAACGCCCGCTATGGCGATGAGACAGCCGATCGGAACCACGGCCCGTCTGCCGTACTTGTCTGCCAGCCTCCCTGCCGTCGCTGAGCCCGCAGAGCCCAGCAGGTAGACACCGAACACGAGTCCTGCCAACCCCGGCCCAAGCCCGTACGGCGCGGCCGCCAGCCGGAAGCCGGTCGCGTTGTAGACCGCGACGAATGCGCCCATGGATGTCACTGCGATGCCGTAGAGCGCCAGCAGAGCTGGATCCTTCAGCACCCGGCCGGTCTGCTCGAGAAGTCGCCTTGGACTGGGCGGCGTGGCTACGAAGTTCTGCGAGGACGGCAGCAGGAACGCCACGAGCACTGCGCAGACTGTGGACAGCAGCGCGATGCCTCCGAGCGCCATGCGCCAGCCACCGAGGTCAGCAAGGCCACCGGAGACCAGCCGGCCGGTCATGCCGCCCACCGCCGTGCCGGCGACGTACAGGCCGCTTGCGCGAGCGTGGCTACTCTCGTGGATTTCATCACGAAGGTAGGCCATCGCTATTGCAGGCAGCCCGGCAAGCGCGATGCCCTGCAGGCCGCGGAGCGCAAGCAGAGCCGACCAGCTGGGCGCTAGCGCGCAGAGGACGGCAATGACCGCGGCTGCTGACACTGACCAACGCATCAGCTTGGTCCGGCCGAAGACCTCGGATGCCGGTGCTGCGATCAGTAGCGCGAGTCCGAGACCGAGCGTTGCCAGGGAGACGGTCAGCGCGCTCTGGCCCGGCGAGACCTCGAACACGCTCGCTAGCTCCGGCAGCAGCGGCTGGGTGCTGTAGAGCATGGCGAAAGTCGCCAGGGCGGCAGTGAACAGAGCTATCGAGACCCGGCGATACCCAGGATCACCTGGCAGGTAGCCGGCCGCCGTGGTCTCCGGGATGGTCTGCATTCCTTCGACGGTGCCAGATCTGCTGGCATACGTAAAATGTCGGAATCGGCTGAAATTGATACGTTATTCGTATGCATGTCGCCGATCTGCGCTGGTTCGTGGTGCTGGCCGAGTCCGAGCGACTGACCGATGCCGCTTCGACGCGCTGACCGATCCCGAGTCGGGCACGGTGCGGTTGGCTTTCATGCACTCGGTCGGCACCGGCGTCGTACCGGATCTGCTGACGGCCTTCCGTTGCGAGGCGCCCTCGATCCGGTTCGCGCTGCGCGAAGAGCCGTCGCACGAGATCGTCCGTGACCTGGACTCCGGCGAGGCCGAGCTCGGCATCACGGGTCCGCGGCCCGCGAGCGACCAGTTCGGCTGGCACCTGCTCGAGCGGCAGCGCCTCTGTCTCTACGTCCCACCCGATCACCGGCTGGCCGGTCTGAAGCGGGTCGCGCTGGCCGAAGCCGCTGACGAGCCGTTCATCGCGCTGCGGCCCAACTTCGGCTTCCGCCGGGTGACCGACGAGCTGTGCCGGGCGGCCGGGTTCACGCCGCAGGTCGCCTTCGAGAGTACGGACCTCGGCACGATGGATCGCCTGGTCGGCGCGGGCCTCGGCGTCTCGGTGCTGCCTGGCGGCGCAGTACGAGGTAGTGAGAGTGGCGCGACGCCGGTCCCGCTGGCCGGCGTACGGGCTCGTCGTGACATCGGCCTGGCCTGGCGGCTGCACCGCGAGCTGTCCCCGGCCGCTCATCGCTTTCGCGCCTTCGTCCAAACCTGGTGATTGCAGGTTGGTGCAAAGAGTCTTGGCCGCGGGCGGTCCGGCCAGGCAGGGTTCAGGTGTGCAGAAGTCATGGAAGTCCGTGAAGCCCACCAGACGGCAAATCTTCGCCGCCGGCGCTGTAGCGACGGTCGCATCGATTGCCTCCACCTCTACCGCGTTCGCGGCCGACGACTACGGCTCGGGTGAGCTCGGCCCGTGGCAGGACTTGTCGAACGCGATCGCCACGCCCGCCACGATCCGCGCTGTCCGCGACGCCAACGGGGTCTACATGTTCGGCGACAGCATCTCCGTCCAGGACGGGTACACCCTCGCCGAGCGGTTGCACACCGACGGGATCCTGCTCGCGGTGCACAACTGGTCCGGCCGCCCGACGACCCCCGCGGTCGACGCACTCCAGGACTGGGCGACCACCTACGGGATGCCGCAGCGGATCCTGATGGCGACGGGTACGAACGACATCTTCAATCCGCCCGTGTTCGCGGCCCAGGTCGATCGGACCATGAGCATCGTCGGCACCACCCGCACGGTCATCTGGGTCAACGTCCAGGCGTCGCGGACGAGTCAGGCGGCTGCTGTCCAGCTTGCGGACCAGCGCAACAGCGGTTGGATCAACCTGCAGCTCGCCGACGCCCAGAAGCGGCACCCGAATCTGAAGATCGTGCACTGGGCCGAGTTCCTGGCGGCGAAGCCGTCGCGGATGTCACCGACGATGTACCTGCGCGACGGCGTGCACACGACGGTGCCGCTCGGCCAGAACGCCCGCAACGAACTGATCGCCCAGACGATCAGCTGAGACCCGGAGTACGGCGGGCGGAGGGGCGCCCGCCCGCCGTACGAAAGGTTCTAGAACCCTGCAGTGATGCGGGTGAAGTCCCAGTCGCCCTGGGCGATACCGCTGCAGTTGGACACGACGCCGCCGCCCGCGCAGCCGCGGTCACGGTTCACCGACCAGAACGCCAGCCGGCCGAGACCGTTGCTCCTGGCCCAGTTGGTGATGTTCTGCCAGGTCGCCGTCGTGGTCATCTCCTGCTGGTCGGACAGACCGTTCATGCCGGAGATGCCCTGGTGGGCGTAGGCCTGCGCGGTGGTCCAGCCGAAGGTCGCCTTCAGCTTGTTGTTCAGACCCGTGGACGCGCCGACCGTGTCGTTGTAGATGTTGCCGCTGCCGAAGTCGAACGGCATCAACGTGAAGATGTCGATGTTCGCACCGAGCGCCGCGGACCGCTCGATCAGCCGGTTGCCGTAGTAGTTCGGGCCGGTGGTCGAGGTACCGAAGGTCAGGATGGTCTGGATCCCGGCGTTGTTCTGCTTGATGATCTTGAGCGCGCCCAGGATGCGGTCCTGGACGGCCTCGTTCTCGAACTCGTCGGAGTTCTCGATGTCGATGTCGATCGCCTTCAGGCCATAGGCGCTGATCACCTTCTGGTACGCGCCGGCGAGGAGCTCCGGCGTACTGCAGTTCGGGCCGAGCTTGTTGCCGCTCCAACCGCCGATCGACGGTACGACGTCGCCGCCGGCCGCGTGGATCGCTGCGATCGCGTTGGCGTCCGCGCTGCCCTGTAGTGGCCGCGCGCCGTCCCAAGCCGGGTTGCAGCCGCCGGACGACAGGATGAAGGCCATCGTGAACCACTTGATGCCGGTCGCGTTCATGACCGTCGTCGGGTTCGGCGGGTCACCCCAGCCCATGTAGAGGTACGGGGCAGCCTTCTTGGAGCCGTTGCCAGGAGGAGTGCCGCCCGTTTGCGTCGTGACGGAAACGGCGCTGCTCTTGGCGCCTTCGCCTGCTGCGTTGGACGCGCTCACCTGGTAGCTGTAGCTGGTGTTCGCGGTCAGGCCGGAGTCCGTGTACGACGTACCGGTCGGACTGCCGACCTTCGAACCGTTGCGGTAGACGCTGTAGCTGGTGGCACCGCTAGCAGCCGACCAGGACAGGCTTACCGACGAAGAGGTCGACGTACCGGAGAGTCCACCTGGTGCGCCCGGCACCGTGCCTCCGCCGCCTCCTGAGCAGGAACCACCATTCAGACGACAGGCGGCGAGACCTGGGAAGTTGCCCGGGTTGCCGTTGAAGCCGAAGGTGACGCTGGCACCAGGTGCCAACGGTCCCGCCCAGCTGGGCGGAGTGAAGGTGTGGGTCTGGCCACTGGTACTCCGGGTGGCGTCCCACGAACTGCTGATGGTGTAGCCGGACGGGAAGTCCAGTGCCACCGACCAGGTACTGAGAGAACTGGTGGTGCCGTTGGTGACAGTCACCTTGCCTTCGAAGCCGCTGCCCCAGTCAGAGACCTTGGTGAAGGCGGCGCTCGCACCGGCGGCCTGGGCTGCCGGGATGACGATCAGCGATGCCACTACGGCGGCAATCGCTGCTATTGCTACGGACAGGAACTTCTTGCGTTTCATGATGCTCCGATCAGTGGGCGGTACGTGATCAGACCCGTCCCCAGAGTGCGGGGACGTTCGGGGGCTCCCAGCCGGTCAAGGAGGTGTGGCCCTGGATGCAGCGGTAGGTGATGCCGTTGTAAGACACCAGTGCACCGGTCGCGTACGCCGTGTTGGGCGCCCACGGGGTTGCCGTCGGAGGGGTGGTCGGCGGCGTGGTGGGAGGTGTGGTCGGGGGCGTAGTGGGCGGAGTGGTCGGCGGCGTCGTGGGAGGCGTCGTCGGAGGAGTGGTCGGCGGGGTCGTCGGCGGGGTGGTGGGGGGACCGCTGCAGCCGGGGGTGTCCGCGTTGACGGAGTTGACGACGGAGTTGAAGAGCGTGACGCCCGGGTCGAGCGCCTCCATCGAATACATCATCGCGCCGGCCAGCCCGTTGCAGTGCGCGTAGTCCGCCTTCGCCTTGATCGACTGGGCGTTGTCACCGGTCCAGAAGGTGCCGTTGCTGTAGAACCAGGAGGACTTGGTCGCGTCGTCGAAGTACGTCCTGGCGGGGTTGTCGACGAAGCCGGTCAGCTCCTTGTAGAAGGACACGCCAGGCACGTTGCCGCTCAGTGCGTGACCGTCAGCGGGTCCGGTGGCCGTCTGGTACTTGCCGTTCGCGGTTGCCGGGACACCCTTCCATCCCCTGTAGTAGAAGGGGTATCCGATCGTCAGTTTGCTCGCCGGGAACCCGCCGGGGATCCCGTACGCCGAGTCGCCGGCGGTCCACGCCTTCACGGCGCTGTCGACGGAGTACTTGCCCTGGCCCGGCGGGATCGGGTTGCTCGGGTCGTTCGGTGCCGTGTACAGCGGGTCCTGGAAGTTGGTCGGCCCGGTGGCCTCCCAGCCGCCGTGCATGTCGTACGACATCACGTTGTTGTAGTCCAGGTACTGGCCGATCTTGTTCGTCTCGATGGTGGCGATCTTGTCCTGGCCCGCCGGGGTGGCGGCGGTCAGCCACATCTTCCTGCCGACACTGTTGCCGTAGGCATCCAGCTGGGAGCGGAGCTCGGCGAGCAACAGGGTGAAGTTCTGCTTGTCCGCGGCGCTGTAGTGGTTGCCGGTGTGACCGTTCGGCGAGCCGGGGTACTCCCAGTCGATGTCGATACCGTCGAAGATCCCGGCGGCGCTGCCCGGGCCGCCGAAGCCGTCGACCACCGGCAGGTTGCCCTTGATGAACATGTCGATGCAGGAGCTGACCATGGCCTTGCGCTTGGTGTCGCTGGAGGCGGCGTCGGAGAAGTACTTCGAGTAGGTCCAGCCGCCGATCGAGATCAGGATCTTCAGGTTCGGCTGCTTGGCCTTCAGCTTCTTCAGCTGGTTGAAGTTGCCCTGGATCGGCTGGTTCCAGACGTCGCCGACGCCGTCGACGCTGATGTCCGCGCCGTACGATTTGCCGTAGTCGGCGAACGCGTCGCCCGCGCCGTCACCGGCGTTCGGGTTGCTCTCGTCCTGGGAGGCCGCCGAGTTCGCCATGAAGCAGGTGTGGTTGGTCGGGTGGAGGTTCGCGAACGCGTAGTTCAGGAAGTCCAGCTTGCTCGCGGCACCGGTGGTGATCAGGGTCTTCGGGTAGAAGAGGTTCTGGTAGATGCCCCACTGGGTGAAGTACGCCGTCTTCACGCCGCCGCTACTGGCGGCCGCGGCTTGTGGGGAGGCCTGTGGTTCAGGTGGACCGGCGGTGGCGACGTTGACGCCGGCGACGGCGATCAGGGCGGTTGCGGCCACTGTGGCCGCGGCGGCGAAGCTGCGCGTTCTACTCATGGGGGCGGTCCTCCGGTCAGGAGCGGAGCAATACTCGGGTGTCCAGCAGGTGTCCAGACATGGACGGGGGCGGAACATTCTGCAAGAAACTTAGTTAAAGACATTTCTAAAACGAACCGTAGCCTTTAGCCGCCCGCCGGTCGCCAGGTCGAGCTGGCGGATTGCCGCAGCTGACGGAAATCCGACACCAGTTGTCCACAGGTTTCGATCGGCCCCGCCGGGGCCGTCGGTTGACGGCACGTTCTAGGCATGGACAACACTTCCTTGACGCCGGCGGTCCTGTTCGCCACCGCTGACGAGATGCTGCTCGACGACCTGCTGCGCCTGGCCGCGGCCGCCGAGGTGACCCCCCAGGTGGAGAACGACCTGCTCGGCCTGCGCCGCTGCTGGCAATCGCCCACTCTTGTCGTCGTCGGCCAGGACCTGGTCGAGCCACTCGCCCGCACCCAACCCGTACGCCGATCCGGCGTCGTCGTGGCCGGCGTCGACGCCGACGACCCGGAGGCGTATCGACGTGCGCTCGCGATCGGTGCCGAAGGAGTCTTCCCACTGCCCGCCGAGGAGGCCCGCGCTCGGTGACAAACTCGCGGACACTCTGGACGGCGGGGTGCGTTCGGCAGTGACGCTGGCCTTCGTCGGTGGCTGCGGGGGAGGCGGAGCGACCACGCTGGCCGCTGCTGTGGCGGTGACTGCGAGCCGGCGAGGACTGCGGACCATGCTGATCGACGGGGATCCACTCGGTGGGGGCATCGACCTCGCGCTCGGCAGCGAAACCGATCAAGGTTCCCGCTGGCCGGAGCTGATCAACGCTGCCGGGCGGGTCAGCGCCGGTGCGCTGCGAGCTGCTCTGCCGAAGGTGTCCGGCTTGGCTATCTTGTCGTGGGACCGTTCCGACGTGACCGCGTTGCCGCCGGAGGCGATGCGGTCGGTGCTGAGTGCGGCGCAACGGAGCAGCGATCTGGTGGTTCTCGATCTACCGCGCCGGGCTGATCCGGCCGCCGAGGAGGCGTTCGTCCGGGCGACGTCGACGCTGGTGGTCGTTCCGCGGGATGTGCGGTCGTGTGCCGCGGCGGCCCGGCTGGTGGCGCCGTTGCGGGATGTCGCCACCGATCTGCGAGTGGTCGCGCGGGAGCCCGCGCTGAACGGCTTGTCGGCCATCGACGTCGCCGATCATCTCTCGCTGCCGCTGGCGGCCAAGCTCGGCTTTGAGCGAGACCTTCCTTCCCTGATGGACGAAGGGCGGTTCGATCCGCGACCACGAAGTGCACTCGGGCGTGCGGCGTCCGAGCTGCTGGATCTCTTCGCGCTCTACGGATCGATGGCCGCATGAATATCGCGCCCGACCTCCTCGAGCGAGTCCGCGGGACCCTTGCGGCGCAGGGAGCGGAGCCGACTCCCGCGCGAGTTGCCGCCGCGCTGCGGGCCGATGGCGGGATCTTCGGCGATTCCACTGTTCTGGCGGTGGTAGCCGCACTGCGCCGGGAGGCCTTGGGTGCGGGGCCGCTCGACGGCCTCCTGTCCGAGCCGGGGATCACCGACATCTTGGTGAACGGAGCGAACGAGGTCTATGTCGACCGTGGCTCTGGCCTCGAGCGAGTCGCCCTCCGCACCGGCGACGAGTCCGCGGTCCGCCGACTGGCCACCCGGCTCGCGGCTGCGGCTGGGCGCCGGTTGGACGACGCCACGCCGTACGTCGATGTGCGGCTGCCGGACGGGACGCGGTTCCATGCGGTGCTGTCGCCGGTCGCTGCGCCAGGGACCTGCCTGTCGTTACGGGTCCCATCGCGCAAGGTCTTCGACTTGGAGGATCTGGTAGCCGCCGGATCGCTGCCTCCTGGCGGCGCTTCGGTGCTGAGGGATCTGCTGGATGCACGCCTGGCCTTCCTGATCAGTGGCGGCACCGGAACGGGGAAGACAACTCTGCTCAATTGCCTGCTGTCGTTGGTGGACGAGTCCGAGCGGTTGGTGCTGGTCGAGGATGCGAGTGAGTTGCGTCCGGACCATCCGCATGTGATCCGGCTGGAGGCGCGTCCACCCAACGTCGAGGGATCCGGCGAGATCACGCTGCGCGAGCTGGTCCGCCAGGCTCTGCGGATGCGCCCGGACCGGCTGGTGGTCGGGGAGGTTCGTGGTGCCGAGGTGGTGGACCTGTTGAGTGCTCTGAACACCGGGCACGAGGGTGGCTGCGGCACAGTCCACGCAAACTCGGCTTCCGACGTGCCAACCCGCCTTGAGGCACTAGGCGCAATGGCAGGCCTGGGCCGCGACGCCTTACACAGCCAGGTGTCTTCGGCACTGCAGGCCGTGATCCACCTGGTGCGAGGCCCCGATGGCCGCCGGCGCGTCTCCGAGATCCGGGTGATCAGCCGGTCGACCGACGGCCACGCAACAACTCTGCCCGCAGTACGTTTCGTTGCCAATGGCAACCTTGAACTCTGCGACGGCGCCACCCGCTTCACCCAGCTGCTCGCAGGTGCCGCATGAGAGTCCCAGCTTTGGCCAGTGGCCTGGCCCTGGCCGCCATCCTCGCGATCCTGCCGTCCCGCGGACGTGGGCTGCATCGCCTGGCCGGTCCCAACGCTGTCGGCGTCTCGGACCGCAGGCGGCTGCTCTCCATCGGGGGCATTGGCCTCGCCCATACTGCCCGCCGACGGCTCGGCATCCTTGCGGCTGCCGTTGTCGGCGCGGCCGTCCTCGCGGGGTCACTCGGTTTGCAACTGGTGGTCTCCATCGTGGCTCTCGGCGTCATCACCACGGTCATCTTCTGGCAGCGGGCCAAGCATCGTCGGCGCTCCGCCGGTGCTGCTCTGCGAGTTGAGGTCATCGAGGCCTGCGATGTGCTCAGTGCCGATCTGACCGCTGGCCGGCCGCCGGCCGAGGCCCTCGAAGGTGCTACGACGATCTGCGCTGACCTCCGGATCGCCTCAGCTGCTTGCCGCCTCGGTGGTGACGTGCCGGCCGCGCTCGATCTTGCTGCCGAATCTCCTGGCGCCGAAGGGCTTCGCGCCTTGGCCTCCGCTTGGCGAGTGGCCGAGGAGTCGGGTGCTGCCTTCGCGGGGATCGTCGATCGCCTGGCCGACTCGTTGCGAGCCGACGAGGCGATTCGCCGTCAGACAGCGGCCAGCCTCGCGGGGGCTCGTGCGACGGCTCGCCTCCTCGCAGTACTGCCCTTTTTCGGCGCTGCCCTCGGGTATGCACTCGGCGCCGATCCGATCGCGTTCCTCACCGGTTTGCCAGTTGGCTGGATCTCCCTTGCTGCGGGTCTGGGGTTGTCGGTCGCCGGACTGGCCTGGACTGATCGCCTCGCCGAGGCTTCGTGATGCTGATACCTGTCGTGCTCGCAGGAGTCGCGGTCGCTCTGCTCATGCCGGGCAGACCAGGCCCACGACGACTCGGCCGCCGACGTGGCCGGATCGCCAGCCAGTTGGCCTTCCCCGCATCTTCCAGTCGACATCGTCGAGTGGCCGGACTCGCCGCCATCGGCGCGCTACTGCTCTTCGGCTTTCCGCTGGGCTTGCTGATCGCACCCGCGATCGCCTTCGCCATCCCTATCGCGCTGAGTCGGCTGGAGCCAGCTGCTGAGCGGAAGCGCCGTGCCCGCATCGCGGCCGACATCCCCTTGGCCGTCGACCTACTCGCCGCCTGCTTGCGAGCCGGTCGCCCGCCACAAGCAGCTGTCGGAACAGTCGCGAAGGCGATCCGTGGTCCCCTGGCTGACCTGCTGGCTGGGGTCGGTCACCGACTCGCCTTAGGCACAGACCCGATCGAGGCCTGGTCCACTCTGCTTGCGGAGCCGGCCTGCGCCGGCCTCGCCCGCGCAGTGCAGCGCGCTCTACGTTCTGGCGCCCCCTTGGCGAAGTCCCTCGAACACCTCGCCGACGACTCACGCCAAGCCCGCCGCTGGGCCGTCGAGGAACAAGCTCGCGCCGTCGAATCCCGAGCCGTCGTCCCCCTCGGCCTCTGCTTCCTCCCCGCCTTCGTCCTACTGGGCGTCGTACCGACCGTCGTCGGATCGCTGAGCGGAATCCTCCACCTGTTCCGGTGACCTTCTCCCGTTCAGGCGAGCGTCTCCCGTTCAGCTGGGCGTCTCGCGGTATCGGTCGAGATCGGGGGCAACGTTCGTCGCGAAGAATTGAGTCACGCGGTAGTCGCAAATCCCCGCGATCGCGAACGGATCCGTCTGCACAAGCTCTCGGACCGCCGTCGCATCATTGCCGAGCGCAAGAATGATGCCGCCGTCGCGAGGCTCCTTGCGTCCCGAGGCGACGAAGATCCCGGCGTCGTACTGAACCTTGACCCAATCCAGGTGATCGGCAAGGAACTCCTCGACACGCTCGAGCGGTGCGGTATAGGTC
It encodes:
- a CDS encoding YciI family protein, translating into MFVLELTYTAPLERVEEFLADHLDWVKVQYDAGIFVASGRKEPRDGGIILALGNDATAVRELVQTDPFAIAGICDYRVTQFFATNVAPDLDRYRETPS
- a CDS encoding type II secretion system F family protein — encoded protein: MLIPVVLAGVAVALLMPGRPGPRRLGRRRGRIASQLAFPASSSRHRRVAGLAAIGALLLFGFPLGLLIAPAIAFAIPIALSRLEPAAERKRRARIAADIPLAVDLLAACLRAGRPPQAAVGTVAKAIRGPLADLLAGVGHRLALGTDPIEAWSTLLAEPACAGLARAVQRALRSGAPLAKSLEHLADDSRQARRWAVEEQARAVESRAVVPLGLCFLPAFVLLGVVPTVVGSLSGILHLFR